Proteins from a single region of Streptomyces spectabilis:
- a CDS encoding tannase/feruloyl esterase family alpha/beta hydrolase yields the protein MIRHLAATTAALLLATLVPAATAAPPPGACPGEGLRVPGAEKTVAACLGDLTTAGTVASGHTDPADWAGLVAPGTRGPSGVPGVQLDGYFPDSSRTNGTHGWDHDSQFVIRLPEHWNGGLVVAGPPGVREQYANDRTIADHVLARGYAFAATDKGNTGPALYRDGVRPGDAIAEWHRRLAQLTVAAQRVAARHYGRAPRRTYAAGMSMGGYLVRWQLENVPWLYDGGLDWEGVLLTRDAPNLLTTLPPALRAYPRLRAGEPGAREAMAAAGYPPESEPLWDTHYTAQWDTLQRLLREEVDPGYDGAAEAGTPFCPEGTGRGCDTDYDYAARPRAVHDTVGRLALTGRIARPLLTVHGTLDALVPIGPGSDTYARLVDNARRGPLHRSYRITGGTHTDGLYGAHPGLVRPLLPCARDAFDALTAWVESGTAPPRSRTVPRPAGDPVHTCAL from the coding sequence ATGATCCGTCACCTGGCCGCCACCACCGCGGCGCTGCTCCTCGCGACGCTCGTCCCCGCCGCCACGGCCGCGCCGCCGCCCGGCGCCTGCCCCGGCGAGGGGCTGCGCGTCCCCGGCGCCGAGAAGACCGTCGCCGCCTGCCTCGGCGATCTCACCACGGCCGGTACGGTCGCCTCCGGCCACACCGACCCGGCGGACTGGGCGGGCCTGGTGGCGCCCGGCACCCGCGGCCCTTCGGGCGTGCCCGGCGTCCAGCTCGACGGCTACTTCCCGGACTCCTCGCGCACGAACGGCACGCACGGCTGGGACCACGACAGCCAGTTCGTGATCCGTCTGCCCGAGCATTGGAACGGCGGCCTCGTCGTGGCCGGGCCGCCCGGCGTCCGGGAGCAGTACGCCAACGACCGCACCATCGCCGATCACGTCCTGGCGCGGGGCTACGCCTTCGCCGCCACCGACAAGGGCAACACCGGTCCCGCGCTGTACCGCGACGGCGTACGCCCCGGAGACGCCATCGCGGAGTGGCATCGGCGCCTGGCCCAGCTGACGGTCGCGGCCCAGCGGGTCGCGGCGCGGCACTACGGCCGCGCGCCCCGGCGCACGTACGCGGCGGGCATGTCCATGGGCGGCTACCTGGTGCGCTGGCAGCTGGAGAACGTCCCGTGGCTGTACGACGGCGGGCTCGACTGGGAGGGCGTCCTGCTGACCCGGGACGCGCCGAACCTCCTCACGACGCTGCCGCCCGCGCTGCGCGCCTACCCGCGGCTCCGCGCGGGCGAGCCGGGCGCACGCGAGGCGATGGCGGCCGCGGGGTACCCGCCGGAGTCCGAACCCCTGTGGGACACGCACTACACGGCGCAGTGGGACACCCTCCAGCGCCTGCTCCGCGAGGAGGTCGACCCCGGCTACGACGGCGCCGCCGAGGCCGGGACGCCGTTCTGCCCCGAGGGCACCGGCCGGGGCTGCGACACGGACTACGACTACGCGGCGCGCCCGCGCGCGGTGCACGACACCGTGGGCAGGCTCGCGCTGACCGGCCGCATCGCACGCCCGCTCCTGACCGTGCACGGCACCCTCGACGCCCTGGTCCCCATCGGCCCCGGCTCCGACACCTACGCGCGGCTCGTCGACAACGCCCGGCGCGGCCCGCTCCACCGCTCCTACCGCATCACCGGCGGCACCCACACGGACGGCCTGTACGGCGCGCACCCGGGCCTCGTCCGCCCCCTGCTGCCGTGCGCGCGCGACGCCTTCGACGCGCTGACGGCCTGGGTGGAGAGCGGTACGGCGCCCCCGCGCAGCCGTACGGTGCCGCGCCCCGCCGGCGATCCGGTGCACACGTGCGCGCTCTGA